A stretch of Microbulbifer sp. SAOS-129_SWC DNA encodes these proteins:
- a CDS encoding transglutaminase domain-containing protein: MKTPVLLSLCLLLGACSSVPPGPPLETAAALDGRALLGAPLDPAQLPDDDPLVLSAPMRRYLDTVAPGVRPERRLAALLDAFEARRFHVEYDAHTTLSATETYRQQRGNCLSFTLMMVAMARALGADAYFNQVDVPPVWGQDEPQTFVIYRHINMVSESSRGRRVVDFNLAAYDPIYDQVKLSDAAAVAQYYSNRGVELMGQGDRRRAFLYLRKALQLRPGDSDLWSNLGAL; encoded by the coding sequence ATGAAAACCCCAGTGCTACTGTCACTGTGCCTGCTGCTGGGTGCCTGCAGCAGCGTACCGCCGGGGCCGCCGCTGGAAACTGCGGCGGCGCTCGACGGCCGCGCGCTGCTCGGCGCGCCGCTGGATCCGGCACAGCTGCCGGACGACGATCCGCTGGTACTGAGTGCGCCGATGCGCCGCTACCTCGACACCGTTGCGCCCGGCGTGCGCCCGGAGCGGCGTCTGGCCGCGCTACTGGACGCGTTCGAGGCGCGCCGGTTTCATGTGGAATACGATGCGCACACTACCCTCAGTGCCACTGAGACCTACCGCCAGCAGCGCGGCAACTGTCTCTCTTTTACGCTGATGATGGTGGCGATGGCGCGCGCACTGGGTGCGGATGCCTACTTCAATCAGGTGGATGTACCGCCGGTGTGGGGACAGGACGAACCCCAGACGTTCGTCATCTACCGGCACATCAATATGGTGTCGGAGAGTTCGCGTGGCCGCCGCGTGGTGGATTTCAATCTGGCCGCTTACGACCCCATTTACGATCAGGTAAAACTGTCTGACGCCGCAGCCGTGGCCCAGTATTACAGCAACCGTGGTGTCGAGCTGATGGGGCAGGGCGATCGCCGCAGGGCTTTCCTCTACCTGCGCAAGGCATTGCAGCTGCGCCCCGGTGACAGCGATCTGTGGTCGAATCTGGGGGCGCTGTAA
- a CDS encoding TonB-dependent receptor, with the protein MIKTKLSVAVAALGTIASTGVLAQEAVPGPGVEEVVVTGSRIARDPLSTTGPITILDSEAIQQSGVGTVDELLNKLPSMGTTGLNANDNNGGQGLSFVDLRNLGSARTLVLVNGRRFVSSSSGTDSAVDMNNIPVDMIDRVEVLTDGASAVYGSDAVSGVINVVTKKSVDGVRVRARAGTTTEGGGDNGELSITFGGDGERGSFIGNISHSKRDEITYNDRDWAGLHSSMSPTGNIYTNYGKFAIGEDGNTLSNGAESYDIGQFMWLSGAMERTSATFNGTYSLTDAVEFYGEATYTTKTTNQQLAAQPMYSGNGFNFDPQNFSDAIKTQLQDSWQQAYDAWVANGSNMDDEVHPYPGSSWLDGYSDLRIRPVAAGTRDYEQKTDTYRIMGGLRGDLANGWGWDTFYSYGKNEGDNSTTNSYNKSKLQEIFDGSAGITPKFTGGMSPEVTDYFRYTDRESNEYELQNFGASLTGDIDAVQFQGGALGFAAGVEYRKESGEFTPSPETQSGATFGNQQDATSGEYSVSEVYAELNMPFISGAKYAEELSADVAVRYSDFDTFGGQSTGKIGLVYAPTEDLRFRTSLSTAFRAPGIYELYSGTAQSYEYLIDPCDSSDNNEKGQGAYCSDMAGFTQAGSQVATNIGGNADLQPEESTSLTTGVVWTPMFVEDLSVTLDYFDIQVKDAITSPDLQRILDDCYRNGVSDACQYVARGNSGQISQLEGSLMNIGEINTRGIDLDVVQNFHYDAGQLGLRLQATRLLEFEEYNEQTDQTTDKLDYIGTNSGLYPKWRGLASTTWTADNWSLGAQVEHIGAGDSPYMHVPSHTYLNLKAGWDVNDAMHLSAGVDNVTNREPSTTSGSDWNGSYDFKGRYAWAGVSYQF; encoded by the coding sequence ATGATCAAGACAAAATTGAGCGTTGCAGTTGCAGCTCTGGGCACTATCGCCAGCACCGGTGTTCTGGCCCAGGAAGCGGTGCCGGGACCGGGTGTCGAGGAGGTCGTCGTTACCGGATCCCGCATTGCACGCGATCCCCTGTCCACCACCGGCCCGATCACTATCCTGGATTCCGAGGCCATCCAGCAGTCTGGTGTCGGCACCGTCGACGAACTGCTGAACAAGCTGCCCTCCATGGGCACCACCGGCCTCAATGCCAATGACAACAATGGCGGTCAGGGTCTGTCCTTTGTCGACCTGCGTAACCTGGGTTCCGCGCGTACCCTGGTTCTGGTTAACGGTCGCCGCTTCGTATCCTCCAGCTCCGGTACCGATTCCGCGGTGGATATGAACAATATTCCGGTCGACATGATCGATCGTGTCGAAGTACTGACCGACGGCGCTTCCGCGGTTTATGGCTCCGATGCGGTATCGGGCGTTATCAATGTCGTGACCAAAAAATCCGTCGATGGCGTACGTGTTCGCGCCCGCGCCGGCACCACCACTGAGGGCGGCGGCGACAACGGTGAGCTTTCCATCACCTTCGGTGGTGACGGTGAGCGCGGTAGCTTCATCGGCAATATCAGCCACAGCAAGCGCGACGAAATCACCTACAACGACCGCGACTGGGCGGGCCTGCACAGCTCCATGTCCCCCACCGGCAATATCTATACAAACTATGGCAAATTCGCCATCGGTGAAGACGGCAACACCCTGAGCAACGGTGCCGAATCTTACGATATCGGTCAGTTCATGTGGCTGTCCGGCGCCATGGAGCGCACCAGCGCCACCTTCAATGGCACCTACTCGCTGACCGACGCGGTGGAGTTCTACGGCGAAGCCACTTACACCACCAAAACCACCAACCAGCAGCTGGCCGCACAGCCGATGTACAGCGGCAACGGCTTCAACTTTGATCCGCAGAACTTTTCCGACGCGATCAAGACACAGCTGCAGGACAGCTGGCAGCAAGCCTACGACGCCTGGGTTGCCAACGGCAGCAACATGGATGACGAAGTGCACCCCTACCCGGGTTCAAGCTGGCTGGACGGTTACTCCGACCTGCGTATCCGCCCGGTTGCCGCTGGCACCCGCGACTACGAGCAGAAGACCGACACCTACCGCATCATGGGCGGCCTGCGCGGCGACCTGGCCAATGGCTGGGGCTGGGATACCTTCTACAGCTACGGCAAGAACGAGGGTGACAACTCCACCACCAATTCCTACAACAAATCCAAGTTGCAGGAAATTTTTGACGGTAGCGCCGGCATCACCCCGAAGTTCACCGGTGGCATGAGCCCCGAGGTAACGGATTACTTCCGCTACACCGATCGCGAAAGCAACGAGTATGAGCTGCAGAATTTCGGCGCGTCTCTGACTGGCGACATCGACGCGGTTCAGTTCCAGGGCGGCGCGCTCGGCTTTGCTGCCGGCGTGGAGTACCGCAAGGAATCCGGCGAGTTCACCCCGAGCCCCGAGACCCAGAGCGGCGCAACCTTCGGCAACCAGCAGGACGCCACCTCCGGTGAATACTCCGTGTCCGAGGTATACGCGGAATTGAATATGCCGTTTATCTCCGGCGCCAAGTACGCGGAAGAGCTGTCTGCGGATGTCGCCGTGCGCTACTCCGACTTCGACACCTTTGGCGGTCAGAGCACCGGCAAGATCGGCCTGGTCTACGCACCGACCGAAGACCTGCGCTTCCGCACCAGCCTGTCTACCGCATTCCGCGCACCGGGCATCTACGAGCTGTACAGCGGTACTGCGCAGAGCTACGAGTACCTGATCGATCCGTGTGACTCCAGCGACAACAACGAAAAAGGCCAGGGCGCCTACTGCTCCGATATGGCCGGCTTCACCCAGGCGGGCAGCCAGGTGGCCACCAATATCGGCGGCAATGCCGACCTGCAGCCGGAAGAGTCCACCAGCCTGACCACCGGTGTGGTGTGGACCCCGATGTTCGTGGAAGACCTGTCCGTCACCCTGGACTACTTCGATATCCAGGTGAAAGACGCCATCACTTCCCCGGACCTGCAGCGTATCCTCGACGACTGCTACCGCAACGGCGTTTCCGACGCCTGCCAGTATGTGGCGCGCGGCAACAGCGGCCAGATCTCCCAGCTGGAAGGTTCGCTGATGAATATCGGCGAGATCAACACCCGCGGTATCGATCTGGACGTGGTACAGAACTTCCACTATGACGCCGGCCAGCTGGGCCTGCGCCTGCAGGCCACCCGCCTGCTGGAGTTCGAGGAGTACAACGAGCAGACCGACCAGACCACCGACAAGCTGGACTACATCGGCACCAACAGCGGCCTGTATCCGAAGTGGCGCGGCCTCGCCAGCACCACCTGGACTGCAGACAACTGGAGCCTGGGTGCGCAGGTGGAGCACATCGGTGCGGGCGACAGCCCCTACATGCACGTGCCGTCTCACACCTACCTGAACCTGAAGGCCGGCTGGGATGTAAACGACGCGATGCACCTGTCCGCCGGTGTGGACAACGTGACCAATCGCGAACCGTCTACCACCTCCGGTTCCGACTGGAACGGCAGCTACGACTTCAAAGGCCGCTACGCCTGGGCTGGTGTCAGCTACCAGTTCTAA
- a CDS encoding sulfotransferase — MTEKHSAESYYQQARIALSQSQPQTARRLLQSGLSADSKHRNSWHLLADTHAAEGNLEQAIHTLEDAEQHFSGDADATLALQIHKASNLVKTGDPAAAASSITTDDFAAVKDWKLIARAGYLFAICEEHKKSLDAFNLALNSNDSDPDLLFNAAAANRSMGNLQSAEKLYEKVIGLSAHFYPVYTLRSGLRKQTEDNNHIAQLTALAQAADVSNEGKIHINYALAKELEDIKHYRESFSALKRGAELKKQSINYSVEPDLAAIDTIANTFTEHSTRKVSREEDQGQGIIFILGMPRTGSTLVDRILSAIDSVDSAGEPDTFAQLFYRAAFQASRNATGAPGNQIEAIKNSLRINFAELGRQYQEKLANRAKIKNAKTIIDKNPSNYLHIGAILLALPKAKIVHVQRDPMDSCYAIYKTLFKNAHPYSYDLNDLGRYYCAYRKLMNHWKDTFPEQIHEVSYEALTRNPEKEARELVDFCQLSWDDNCLNFYANKTKGTATASAAQVRQPIYTSSVGSWNHYTNELEPLRKIIQGK, encoded by the coding sequence ATGACAGAGAAACACAGCGCAGAATCATATTATCAGCAAGCCCGCATTGCGCTTTCCCAGTCGCAGCCGCAAACGGCTCGCCGGCTCCTGCAAAGCGGCTTGTCAGCCGACAGCAAACATAGAAATTCGTGGCATCTGCTGGCTGATACCCACGCGGCCGAAGGCAATCTGGAGCAGGCGATTCATACCCTTGAAGATGCCGAACAACACTTTTCTGGCGACGCGGACGCCACGCTCGCCCTGCAGATCCATAAAGCCAGCAACCTGGTAAAAACCGGCGATCCGGCCGCCGCTGCAAGCTCGATCACAACTGATGATTTTGCCGCGGTAAAAGACTGGAAGCTCATTGCCAGAGCCGGTTATCTGTTTGCCATCTGTGAAGAGCACAAGAAATCGCTCGACGCTTTCAACCTGGCGCTCAATTCCAACGACAGCGATCCCGACCTTCTCTTCAACGCCGCCGCGGCAAACCGCTCTATGGGCAACCTGCAGAGCGCCGAAAAGCTTTACGAGAAAGTAATCGGTCTATCCGCACACTTTTACCCGGTTTACACGCTGCGCTCCGGCCTGCGCAAGCAGACGGAAGACAACAACCACATTGCTCAGCTAACGGCGCTGGCACAAGCGGCAGATGTCAGCAATGAAGGAAAAATACATATTAATTATGCGCTCGCCAAAGAGCTGGAGGATATCAAGCACTACAGGGAGAGTTTCTCCGCACTAAAGCGTGGTGCCGAACTGAAAAAGCAGAGCATCAACTACTCTGTCGAACCTGACCTTGCAGCAATCGATACCATCGCAAATACGTTCACAGAGCATTCAACCCGCAAAGTTTCACGGGAAGAAGATCAGGGGCAGGGTATAATTTTTATTCTCGGCATGCCCAGAACCGGATCGACACTGGTAGACAGGATCCTGTCCGCCATAGACAGCGTAGACTCAGCTGGCGAACCCGATACTTTTGCACAACTCTTTTACCGCGCAGCCTTTCAGGCGTCTCGCAATGCCACGGGCGCCCCGGGCAACCAGATCGAGGCGATAAAAAACAGCCTGCGCATCAATTTTGCAGAATTGGGCAGGCAGTACCAGGAAAAGCTGGCAAACCGGGCAAAAATAAAGAACGCGAAAACCATCATCGATAAAAACCCCAGTAACTACCTGCATATCGGTGCCATCCTGCTGGCATTGCCGAAAGCAAAGATCGTGCATGTGCAGCGCGATCCGATGGATTCCTGTTACGCGATCTATAAAACCCTGTTCAAGAATGCCCACCCTTACTCCTACGACCTGAATGATCTCGGCCGCTACTATTGTGCTTACCGGAAGTTAATGAATCACTGGAAGGACACTTTCCCGGAGCAAATTCACGAAGTCAGCTACGAAGCACTGACCCGGAACCCGGAAAAAGAGGCGCGGGAACTGGTGGACTTCTGCCAGTTGAGCTGGGATGACAACTGCCTGAACTTTTACGCGAATAAAACCAAGGGCACGGCCACCGCCAGCGCAGCGCAGGTTCGCCAACCAATCTACACAAGTTCGGTTGGAAGCTGGAATCACTATACCAATGAACTGGAGCCGCTCAGGAAGATCATCCAGGGAAAATAA
- a CDS encoding MarC family protein, whose protein sequence is MDTLTAFLTLLFVMDPLGNIPVFLAALKNVPPRRQPYVLMRELIFALIVLLVFLYGGRFVLTWLGLSQEAIRIAGAIILFLIAIRMVFPTEGGIMGERLEGEPFFVPLAVPLVAGPSTMAILMLMTNSEGEQLLDWTLALLGAWGVSAIILMASAPLARLLGNRGLIAVERLMGMVLVMLAVQLFLDGIKQSLA, encoded by the coding sequence TTGGATACGTTAACCGCCTTTCTGACTCTGCTGTTCGTTATGGATCCCCTGGGAAACATTCCCGTGTTTCTGGCGGCCCTGAAAAATGTGCCGCCCCGCCGCCAACCCTATGTACTGATGCGCGAGCTGATATTCGCGCTGATCGTGTTGCTGGTATTTCTCTATGGCGGCCGCTTCGTTCTCACGTGGCTGGGCTTGTCGCAGGAGGCAATCCGTATCGCCGGGGCGATTATTCTGTTCCTGATTGCGATCCGCATGGTGTTTCCGACAGAAGGCGGGATTATGGGTGAACGCCTGGAGGGGGAGCCTTTCTTCGTACCACTGGCCGTGCCGCTGGTCGCAGGCCCGTCGACCATGGCCATCCTGATGCTGATGACCAACAGCGAGGGCGAGCAATTGCTCGACTGGACGCTGGCACTGCTCGGAGCCTGGGGAGTCTCCGCAATTATATTGATGGCTTCTGCACCACTCGCGCGGCTGCTCGGCAACCGGGGGCTGATTGCGGTAGAGCGCCTGATGGGCATGGTGCTGGTAATGCTCGCGGTGCAGCTGTTCCTGGACGGGATAAAGCAGAGCCTGGCCTGA
- a CDS encoding TonB-dependent receptor: protein MKKNLLSVAVKGAMSLTAAAVLVPSMPAFAQQDATMVEEVVVTGSRIQRDANETSVSPVASVSSADMKATGVVRVEDMINKLPQVAATQTAGMANGSTGTATVDLRGLGSQRTLVLIDGRRMPAGSPLQGGSGADLNQIPAGLVERVEVLTGGSSATYGSDAIAGVVNFIMKDDFEGVRFESQTSAYQHTNDNSKIQDVVKGSGFETADGSVTDGDTNDFSMIMGANLDGGRGNVTGYANYRKIDPVLQSDRDYSSCSLDGAPDGFSCGGSATLPDGFVSDFDGHYYNVSGNQFVNWDGHYYNYGPLNYFQRPDERWTMGVFGHYDINDNVTAYTQLSYADDRTVAQIAPSGNFFATSTINCDNPLLSAQQHDLICSGLSDSESAPYYIGRRNVEGGPRQDDLRHTTFRGVFGLKGDINDTWSYDAYAQYAEVAMQETYLNDMSKTRIGRALNVKTDPDTGKPVCQSVLDGSDPLCKPWNIFQEGGVTQEALDYLILPLYSRGTTEQEIYSGYVTGNLGDYGVKLPTADSGISVVFGMESRREALNFSPDNGYQSGDGAGQGGATKPVAGSLSVREAFTEINAPLISGKPGAEYLGLEMAYRYSDYSTDINTNTYKVGVDWSPIADLKLRASYQSAVRHANIRELFAGQGLNLFDMDEDPCGGANPSATLAECELTGVTAAQYGNISNNPAGQYNYQQGGNPNLTPEQSKTYSAGFVYSPSYVEGLTLSVDYFDIDVTDAIEAVDPNTILSQCMASGQDAVCSKIHRNAGGNLWIGNGYVESLNTNIGYFETAGVDINANYGFDIGAAGSVDLNYIATYLTKWEQQEVPGAEIQDCVGKWDKACGSPTPEYVSTLRANWATPIVGLDVVGSWRYIGAAEDIGSNQADFDAVNYIDLSTSWAATDHVTVRGGVNNVFDKEPPLTSDAGPSIYGNGNTFPGTYDALGRYAFMGVTVDF, encoded by the coding sequence ATGAAAAAGAACCTTCTGTCCGTAGCTGTGAAGGGGGCCATGAGCCTGACCGCAGCCGCAGTACTGGTTCCCTCCATGCCCGCCTTCGCACAACAAGACGCGACCATGGTCGAAGAAGTTGTCGTTACCGGCTCCCGCATTCAGCGTGACGCTAACGAAACCAGCGTCAGCCCGGTGGCATCCGTTAGCTCTGCAGACATGAAAGCTACCGGTGTTGTCCGCGTCGAAGACATGATCAACAAGCTGCCGCAGGTAGCTGCCACCCAGACCGCTGGCATGGCCAACGGCTCAACCGGTACCGCCACTGTCGACCTGCGTGGCCTGGGTTCCCAGCGCACCCTGGTACTGATCGACGGCCGCCGTATGCCCGCCGGCTCTCCGCTGCAGGGAGGCTCCGGTGCCGACCTGAACCAGATCCCGGCCGGACTGGTTGAGCGTGTAGAAGTTCTGACTGGTGGTTCCTCTGCGACCTACGGTTCTGACGCCATCGCCGGTGTTGTCAACTTCATCATGAAGGACGACTTCGAAGGCGTGCGCTTTGAGTCCCAGACCAGCGCCTACCAGCACACCAATGACAACAGCAAAATCCAGGATGTCGTAAAAGGCAGCGGCTTTGAAACTGCCGATGGCAGCGTCACCGACGGTGACACCAACGACTTCTCCATGATCATGGGTGCGAACCTGGACGGCGGCCGCGGCAACGTGACCGGCTACGCCAACTACCGCAAGATCGACCCGGTACTGCAGTCCGACCGCGACTACAGCAGCTGCTCGCTGGACGGCGCTCCGGATGGCTTCTCCTGCGGCGGCTCCGCCACCCTGCCCGACGGCTTTGTCTCCGACTTTGACGGCCACTACTACAATGTATCCGGCAACCAGTTCGTAAACTGGGACGGCCACTACTACAACTATGGCCCGCTGAACTACTTCCAGCGCCCGGACGAGCGCTGGACCATGGGCGTTTTCGGTCACTACGACATCAACGACAACGTCACCGCTTACACCCAGCTGTCTTACGCTGATGACCGCACCGTTGCGCAGATTGCCCCGTCCGGCAACTTCTTCGCCACCAGCACCATCAACTGTGACAACCCGCTGCTGTCCGCCCAGCAACACGACCTGATCTGCTCCGGCCTGTCCGACAGCGAAAGCGCGCCTTACTACATCGGCCGCCGTAACGTCGAGGGCGGTCCGCGCCAGGACGACCTGCGCCACACCACCTTCCGCGGCGTATTCGGCCTGAAGGGCGACATCAATGACACCTGGTCCTACGACGCCTACGCCCAGTACGCGGAAGTAGCGATGCAGGAGACCTATCTCAACGATATGTCCAAGACCCGTATCGGCCGCGCCCTGAATGTGAAGACCGATCCGGATACCGGCAAGCCGGTGTGTCAGTCCGTTCTGGATGGCTCCGATCCGCTGTGTAAGCCGTGGAATATCTTCCAGGAAGGCGGCGTCACCCAGGAAGCACTGGACTACCTGATCCTGCCGCTGTACTCCCGCGGTACCACCGAGCAGGAAATCTACTCCGGCTACGTAACCGGTAACCTGGGCGACTACGGCGTTAAACTGCCGACTGCCGACAGCGGCATCTCCGTTGTATTCGGCATGGAGAGCCGTCGCGAAGCGCTGAACTTCAGCCCCGACAACGGCTACCAGTCCGGCGACGGCGCTGGCCAGGGTGGCGCAACCAAGCCGGTTGCCGGTTCCCTGAGCGTTCGCGAAGCCTTCACCGAGATCAACGCACCGCTGATTTCCGGCAAGCCGGGCGCAGAGTACCTGGGTCTGGAGATGGCCTACCGCTACTCCGACTACTCCACCGACATCAACACCAACACTTACAAAGTGGGTGTCGACTGGTCCCCGATCGCCGACCTGAAGCTGCGCGCCAGCTACCAGTCTGCGGTTCGCCACGCCAACATCCGTGAGCTGTTCGCCGGCCAGGGCCTGAACCTGTTCGACATGGACGAAGATCCGTGTGGTGGCGCCAACCCGAGCGCGACCTTGGCGGAGTGTGAACTGACTGGTGTTACCGCCGCGCAGTACGGCAACATCTCCAACAACCCGGCCGGTCAGTACAACTACCAGCAGGGCGGCAACCCGAACCTGACTCCGGAACAGTCCAAGACCTATTCCGCAGGTTTCGTGTACTCCCCGAGCTATGTTGAAGGGCTGACCCTGAGTGTCGACTACTTCGATATCGATGTTACCGATGCTATCGAAGCCGTTGATCCGAACACCATCCTCAGCCAGTGTATGGCGAGCGGCCAAGACGCAGTATGTAGCAAGATCCACCGCAATGCCGGCGGCAACCTGTGGATCGGCAACGGCTACGTCGAGTCCCTCAACACCAACATCGGCTACTTCGAGACTGCCGGTGTAGATATCAACGCCAACTACGGCTTCGATATCGGTGCTGCGGGTTCTGTTGACCTGAACTACATTGCCACCTACCTCACCAAGTGGGAGCAGCAGGAAGTTCCGGGTGCAGAGATCCAGGACTGCGTAGGCAAGTGGGACAAAGCCTGTGGCTCCCCGACTCCGGAGTACGTGAGCACTCTGCGCGCCAACTGGGCCACTCCGATCGTAGGTCTGGACGTAGTAGGTTCCTGGCGCTACATCGGTGCCGCGGAAGATATCGGCAGCAACCAGGCTGACTTCGATGCAGTGAACTACATCGACCTGTCTACCTCCTGGGCCGCGACCGATCACGTCACCGTACGTGGTGGTGTCAACAACGTGTTTGACAAAGAGCCGCCGCTGACCTCCGATGCTGGCCCCAGCATCTACGGTAACGGCAACACCTTCCCGGGCACCTACGACGCTCTGGGTCGTTACGCCTTCATGGGTGTTACTGTAGACTTCTAA
- a CDS encoding sulfotransferase produces MISAKVFKEKLEAARALLSKKRFAEAEVLYRELQQHGQERELLLGELVRLYWQIGNADRAIECLEELTRIFPDQLAYYLDLVHVCEQCGRLQKAAEGYGALLARKPDLPNTWYNYARLLKKIGNSPDALNAYQRALDYAVEAPEEVYNNIAVIYSELRQESEAVAALEKAVAVNPQYIPARFNLAGLYEEEGDRVKAGEQYRKILALDPDHYPALCRISNMSHAAGESEEIEREVRAALAKPGLDAGVREELLFAHGKLLDELQRYDAAFASYRQANELGRRRFPPYSKGDQKDKVDEIARHFDRCWFSAASGHSEFRPIFICGMYRSGSTLVEQIISGHSRVTAGGELDYFPELAKEMRRQPLSGEEAGSSGYFDSVAEGYLQYLTRRFGAFDLVTDKRPDNFMHLGLMKAAFPACKIVWTRRYLLDNCLSIYFQYLGGDMNYAVDLDAIGHFYVQQCRLMEHWRSLFPESIYPLSYEQLVDSPESEVRVLLDFLELDWEPACLDFSRRENRVKTASIWQVRQSIHRDSSARYQHYLKYLDVLDQYRDQVP; encoded by the coding sequence ATGATCAGTGCAAAAGTTTTTAAAGAGAAACTCGAAGCAGCCAGAGCGCTATTGTCCAAAAAACGCTTTGCAGAAGCGGAGGTTCTCTATCGGGAGCTGCAACAGCATGGGCAGGAGCGTGAGTTATTGCTGGGAGAGCTGGTGCGCCTGTATTGGCAGATAGGTAACGCGGACCGGGCCATCGAATGTCTCGAAGAGTTGACGCGAATTTTCCCTGATCAGTTGGCCTACTACCTGGATCTGGTACACGTATGCGAGCAGTGTGGACGGTTGCAAAAGGCCGCCGAGGGTTATGGGGCGCTGTTGGCGCGCAAACCGGACTTGCCCAATACCTGGTACAACTATGCGCGATTACTGAAAAAGATCGGCAACAGCCCGGATGCACTGAATGCCTATCAGCGCGCGCTGGACTACGCGGTAGAAGCGCCGGAAGAGGTGTATAACAATATCGCGGTCATCTATTCGGAATTGCGCCAGGAGTCCGAGGCCGTCGCGGCGCTGGAAAAGGCGGTCGCTGTTAATCCCCAATATATTCCCGCGCGCTTTAATCTTGCCGGGCTCTACGAGGAAGAAGGCGATCGGGTTAAAGCCGGTGAGCAATACCGGAAAATTCTGGCGCTGGACCCGGATCACTATCCGGCCCTGTGTAGAATTTCCAATATGTCGCATGCAGCGGGTGAGAGTGAGGAAATCGAGCGCGAGGTCAGGGCTGCGCTGGCGAAGCCGGGGCTCGACGCCGGTGTGCGGGAAGAGCTCCTGTTCGCCCACGGGAAACTGCTCGATGAATTGCAGCGCTACGACGCCGCCTTTGCGTCTTACCGGCAGGCCAACGAGTTGGGGCGCAGGCGCTTTCCCCCATACAGCAAGGGTGATCAGAAAGATAAAGTGGATGAGATTGCCCGGCACTTCGACCGATGCTGGTTTTCGGCGGCGAGTGGACATTCGGAATTCAGGCCGATTTTCATTTGTGGGATGTACCGCTCGGGATCAACCCTGGTTGAGCAAATCATCAGTGGTCACAGTCGGGTGACTGCCGGTGGTGAGCTGGATTACTTTCCCGAGCTGGCAAAAGAAATGCGCCGGCAACCGTTGTCCGGCGAAGAGGCGGGCAGTAGTGGCTATTTCGATTCCGTGGCAGAAGGATATCTACAGTATCTGACTCGACGTTTTGGTGCCTTCGATCTCGTTACCGACAAACGTCCGGATAATTTTATGCATCTGGGGCTGATGAAAGCGGCGTTTCCGGCCTGCAAGATTGTCTGGACGAGGAGGTATTTGCTCGATAACTGCCTGTCGATCTATTTCCAGTATCTGGGCGGAGATATGAATTACGCGGTGGATCTGGATGCAATCGGGCACTTCTATGTCCAGCAGTGCCGGTTGATGGAGCACTGGCGCTCCCTGTTTCCGGAATCGATCTATCCGCTGTCGTACGAGCAGCTGGTGGATTCGCCTGAGTCTGAAGTGCGCGTTCTGCTGGATTTTCTCGAGCTGGACTGGGAGCCCGCCTGCCTGGACTTCAGCCGGCGGGAAAATCGGGTAAAAACTGCCAGTATCTGGCAGGTGAGACAGTCAATTCACAGGGACTCGAGTGCCCGCTATCAGCATTATCTGAAATACCTCGACGTGCTCGACCAGTACCGCGATCAAGTCCCTTAG